The following are encoded together in the Gilvimarinus sp. DA14 genome:
- a CDS encoding polysaccharide lyase 6 family protein, with amino-acid sequence MNNKFFIFSGFFLLSIASALSAAKDYSVSDYSEYQQAVEKLQPGDRVLLQDGVWRDVELVFAAVGTEQAPITLAAENPGKAVISGRSNLKLAGEHLVVRGLVFKNGYTPSDTVISFRTAKPESDSDYSTVAVNSRLTEVVIDDFSNPDRYETDYWVSIYGKNNRIDHNHFSFKRNKGVTMAVRLDTEHSRENNHVIEYNYFGPRPVLGSNGGETLRIGTSHYSLSDSLTTVANNYFEHCDGEVEIISNKSGKNVFRDNVFFESRGTLTLRHGNGNLVEGNAFIGNGVDHTGGIRVINADQVVKNNYMSGLTGSRFGGALVVMNGVPDSPINRYHQVKNSVISGNTLVNVERIIFGAGSDEERSAIPSNSRFTNNVVVNDSGESPFELHDSVKGIEFSGNKANFIVGDELSDGFEKVKGLASPQPDLPVKKEEVGVSWYPKYEKSDRFTINESVRVKPGTDTVLDAYAKISGAAELVLSEGEYHFSKTLLLDKPLVIRGAGKGKTRLTFARKSLVDLLNGSALRLQDVSISGVRAPDDKANAVIRSDSKPMNKNFSLELVGVEVIDLDINKDFDVIKLRKSTFADEVLVQDSSFANIKGSVLKLDSEKDDYGMYNAEYITVKNSSVNNATGSLMTVYRGGTDESTFGPHVHVDEVTVSSSPRADSQGNSILLHGVQRGLIENSHFDNSAPILVQHTVGGPVIRIEGNTYNHKPLYQVEDVVPGMESTFTADNNSFSE; translated from the coding sequence ATGAATAATAAATTTTTTATCTTCTCGGGATTCTTCCTTCTATCCATCGCTTCTGCGCTGAGCGCGGCCAAAGATTATTCCGTTTCAGATTACTCAGAATATCAGCAGGCCGTTGAAAAATTGCAGCCTGGAGATCGAGTTCTGTTGCAAGACGGCGTGTGGCGCGATGTTGAGCTTGTGTTTGCTGCGGTAGGCACCGAGCAAGCTCCTATCACTTTGGCCGCGGAAAACCCCGGCAAGGCAGTGATCAGCGGGCGTTCAAATTTAAAGCTGGCAGGTGAACATCTGGTAGTGCGTGGCTTGGTGTTCAAAAACGGCTACACCCCTTCGGATACGGTTATCTCATTTCGTACCGCTAAGCCTGAGTCTGATAGTGATTATTCTACGGTCGCGGTTAATAGTCGTCTAACTGAAGTGGTTATTGATGATTTCAGTAATCCAGATCGCTATGAAACTGATTACTGGGTCAGCATCTACGGAAAGAATAACCGTATTGATCACAATCACTTCAGTTTTAAGCGCAATAAAGGTGTAACCATGGCGGTGCGTCTGGATACAGAGCACAGCCGCGAGAACAATCATGTAATTGAGTACAACTACTTTGGCCCCCGGCCTGTATTGGGCTCGAATGGTGGTGAGACCTTGCGCATTGGTACTAGCCACTACTCTCTGAGTGATTCTCTAACGACTGTTGCCAATAACTACTTTGAGCATTGCGACGGTGAAGTGGAAATCATTTCTAACAAGTCCGGTAAGAATGTCTTCCGGGATAATGTATTTTTCGAGTCGCGCGGCACCCTGACATTACGTCACGGTAATGGGAACCTGGTGGAAGGAAATGCTTTTATCGGCAATGGCGTCGATCATACCGGCGGTATTCGGGTGATTAATGCCGACCAAGTAGTTAAGAACAACTATATGTCGGGTTTGACTGGCTCTCGTTTTGGTGGCGCTCTGGTGGTTATGAATGGGGTGCCCGACTCCCCGATTAACCGTTATCACCAGGTGAAGAACTCTGTGATTTCCGGCAATACATTGGTCAATGTAGAGCGTATTATTTTTGGTGCAGGGTCTGACGAAGAGCGTAGCGCCATACCGTCCAACAGCCGCTTCACCAATAACGTTGTCGTGAATGATTCGGGTGAGTCACCGTTCGAGCTGCATGACAGTGTTAAAGGTATCGAGTTTAGCGGAAACAAAGCCAATTTTATCGTTGGTGATGAGCTGAGCGATGGTTTCGAAAAAGTCAAAGGATTAGCGTCGCCTCAGCCTGACCTTCCGGTAAAAAAAGAAGAGGTTGGGGTGTCATGGTACCCCAAGTATGAAAAGTCTGATCGATTCACCATTAATGAGAGTGTTCGAGTAAAACCGGGAACGGATACAGTGCTGGATGCTTATGCCAAGATTTCCGGTGCCGCCGAGTTGGTGTTGAGTGAAGGTGAGTATCACTTCTCCAAAACCTTGCTGCTGGATAAGCCTCTGGTGATTCGTGGTGCCGGTAAGGGTAAAACCCGACTGACTTTCGCCAGAAAGTCCCTGGTTGACTTGTTGAACGGCAGCGCTCTGCGTTTACAGGATGTATCTATCAGTGGTGTGCGTGCTCCGGATGATAAAGCAAATGCGGTGATTCGCAGTGACAGTAAGCCAATGAATAAGAACTTTTCCTTGGAGCTGGTAGGTGTGGAAGTCATCGATCTGGATATTAATAAGGATTTTGACGTAATTAAGCTGCGCAAGAGCACCTTTGCCGATGAAGTTCTGGTTCAGGATTCCAGCTTCGCCAACATCAAGGGTTCAGTCTTAAAACTGGATTCTGAAAAAGACGATTACGGCATGTATAACGCCGAATACATTACGGTCAAGAACTCCTCGGTAAATAATGCTACAGGCAGTTTGATGACCGTGTATCGTGGCGGCACCGATGAGAGTACTTTTGGCCCTCATGTTCATGTCGATGAGGTTACCGTGAGCTCCTCACCGAGAGCCGATTCTCAAGGTAATAGTATTCTATTGCACGGTGTTCAGCGTGGCCTGATTGAAAACAGCCATTTTGATAACAGTGCTCCTATTCTAGTGCAGCATACTGTAGGTGGACCGGTTATTCGTATTGAGGGTAATACCTACAACCACAAGCCGCTGTACCAAGTGGAGGATGTTGTTCCAGGTATGGAATCGACCTTTACTGCCGATAATAATAGTTTTTCTGAGTAA
- a CDS encoding FadR/GntR family transcriptional regulator — translation MNKPSGTKTQRTYRKVAEKMLKALDSGEFPAGARLPPERELSERYGVSRPTVREAIIALEVMGRVEVRTGSGVYAVKSFKAKSDNPREYSPFEITEARVLIESETAALAASTMSEEDLQELAEALEEMILENKSGDLTSEVADKKFHTIIAQSTRNRPLMSIIEHLWDIQANLPEIKTAHQSVCKTDGQKRIEEHRQILNTLKARDAHAARVSMRNHFCRSLDALHATTEKNAVEEIQRQLNARRERFSLNRIQYSSKN, via the coding sequence ATGAATAAGCCAAGCGGCACCAAAACCCAAAGAACCTACCGCAAAGTGGCAGAAAAAATGCTGAAAGCCTTAGATTCAGGAGAATTTCCTGCTGGCGCTCGACTGCCGCCAGAAAGAGAGCTCTCAGAAAGATATGGCGTTAGCCGCCCTACTGTTAGGGAGGCCATCATCGCCCTGGAGGTAATGGGACGAGTTGAAGTGCGGACAGGTTCAGGGGTCTACGCCGTTAAGTCCTTCAAGGCAAAAAGCGACAACCCTCGCGAGTACAGTCCCTTTGAAATAACCGAAGCCCGAGTTCTGATTGAGTCAGAAACCGCCGCCCTGGCCGCATCCACAATGAGCGAAGAGGACCTGCAAGAACTGGCCGAAGCGCTGGAAGAGATGATTCTGGAGAACAAGAGCGGCGACCTCACCTCCGAGGTCGCTGATAAAAAGTTTCATACAATCATTGCTCAGTCCACACGCAACCGCCCTCTAATGAGCATCATTGAGCATCTATGGGACATTCAAGCAAACTTGCCGGAAATCAAGACGGCCCATCAGTCCGTATGCAAAACCGATGGCCAAAAGCGAATTGAAGAACACCGTCAAATACTCAACACCCTTAAGGCCAGAGATGCTCATGCAGCGAGAGTATCAATGCGGAACCACTTCTGCCGCTCTCTAGATGCCCTGCACGCCACCACTGAAAAAAACGCCGTAGAAGAAATACAAAGACAACTGAACGCCCGCAGAGAAAGGTTTTCTCTCAATCGCATCCAGTACTCTAGTAAGAATTAA
- a CDS encoding MFS transporter — MKVKNLRWWVIALIALATIINYIDRQTMNVLWATSMGEDLYPELDADGRKAIYGTISGFFILAYALGQAIFGKIFDWIGTRIGFAVSIGVWSIATALHAFGQGVISLSIFRSLLGVAEAGNWPGAAKGNAEWFPSKERALAQGIFNSGAAIGGLVSIPIIAYLAVHFSWQAIFVIVGLIGLLWLVPWLVLVKSPPKTHPWITEEEREYILTGQKTTPATDDNNVETEYAPDTKEMLSRKQSWGVIIASAAIDPIWWLFVFWIPTYLAEVYNMDVKGIALYGWVPYVGAMFGAWFGGLLSQNRINAGWTINKTRKFVITLGCLLMLPCLLAMANPGGPVTAVLLMGVILFGFQTTISSVQTLPADMLSQKSVGSLSGFAGMAAKFSAWGLTIFVPWLTQGGNYTPAFVIGASLALIALAAIWILIPTVEPLKAKK; from the coding sequence ATGAAAGTAAAAAATTTACGATGGTGGGTGATTGCCCTAATCGCTCTAGCAACCATTATTAATTACATCGACCGCCAAACCATGAATGTGCTCTGGGCCACCAGCATGGGCGAAGACCTTTACCCAGAGCTGGACGCCGACGGCCGCAAAGCTATTTACGGCACTATTTCAGGCTTTTTTATTCTTGCCTACGCATTAGGCCAGGCAATCTTTGGCAAAATTTTCGACTGGATTGGCACTCGTATTGGATTTGCTGTCTCCATTGGCGTATGGTCCATTGCCACAGCGCTTCACGCATTTGGGCAAGGCGTTATCTCTCTGAGTATTTTTCGCAGCCTTCTCGGTGTGGCAGAAGCCGGTAACTGGCCAGGGGCTGCAAAAGGTAATGCAGAGTGGTTTCCGTCTAAAGAGCGTGCCTTAGCGCAAGGTATATTCAACTCAGGCGCCGCAATAGGCGGTTTAGTTTCCATACCAATTATTGCTTATTTGGCTGTGCATTTCAGCTGGCAGGCTATTTTCGTTATTGTGGGTTTAATCGGTTTGCTGTGGCTGGTTCCCTGGTTAGTATTGGTTAAGTCGCCTCCCAAAACTCACCCATGGATTACCGAAGAAGAACGCGAGTACATTCTTACCGGACAAAAAACAACGCCCGCAACCGACGACAATAACGTCGAAACCGAATACGCTCCGGACACCAAGGAAATGCTCTCGCGCAAACAAAGCTGGGGGGTAATTATCGCTTCCGCAGCTATCGACCCAATCTGGTGGCTATTTGTTTTCTGGATTCCGACTTACCTTGCCGAAGTGTATAACATGGACGTTAAAGGTATTGCGCTATACGGCTGGGTTCCCTACGTGGGCGCAATGTTCGGCGCCTGGTTCGGCGGACTATTATCGCAAAACCGAATTAACGCCGGCTGGACCATCAACAAGACCCGGAAATTCGTTATCACCTTAGGCTGCCTGCTAATGCTGCCCTGCCTTCTGGCTATGGCCAACCCCGGCGGCCCGGTTACTGCAGTACTGTTAATGGGCGTTATCCTGTTCGGTTTCCAAACCACCATCAGCAGCGTACAAACTTTGCCTGCCGACATGCTGAGCCAGAAATCTGTTGGCTCCCTGTCAGGCTTTGCCGGTATGGCTGCTAAATTCTCAGCCTGGGGATTGACTATATTTGTACCTTGGTTGACACAGGGCGGAAACTACACCCCGGCATTCGTTATTGGTGCCTCACTGGCTCTGATTGCACTGGCCGCCATCTGGATTCTTATTCCGACGGTTGAGCCATTGAAGGCCAAGAAGTAA